In Coleofasciculus sp. FACHB-T130, the following proteins share a genomic window:
- a CDS encoding transposase, with amino-acid sequence MSVRKLSELDKRDILNLYRQPGETTSTLASRYDVSNSTISRLLKSRLSEPEYEALIQQKRTNRSHSISEPATEADDEPVETSLTASVKSEESFPHTQESFADSDSEESLEASPTAPRRRRRRSSVSTEEERAQEQENIPSEIFPGINSSLPLFQLAVDAAPSNNPDLLDNNYSAEASVIEEMLGEDLTDLEDDEDEDDEDDDDDLEDLQDEDDWDDTPTLESPIPAGTFKRQNRASVQVLPLSNAVLPKTCYLVVDRAAELIARPLREFSDLGQIPAQEVQQRTLPVFDNHRVARRFSNRTQRVIKVPDGRMLQKTCSQLQAKGITRLLIDGQVYSL; translated from the coding sequence ATGAGTGTGAGAAAACTCTCCGAATTAGATAAGCGCGACATCCTCAACCTGTATCGACAGCCAGGAGAGACAACCTCAACCCTGGCTAGTCGTTATGATGTCAGTAATTCAACGATTAGCCGTCTTTTAAAAAGTCGTCTATCAGAGCCAGAATATGAAGCCCTAATCCAGCAAAAGCGAACCAATCGCTCCCATTCAATTTCCGAACCTGCCACTGAAGCTGACGACGAGCCAGTAGAAACATCGCTGACCGCATCGGTAAAGAGCGAAGAATCCTTTCCCCACACTCAAGAATCTTTTGCAGATAGTGATAGTGAGGAATCATTAGAGGCAAGCCCTACCGCCCCACGGAGGCGTCGCAGGCGCTCCTCAGTCTCTACAGAGGAAGAGAGGGCACAAGAGCAAGAAAACATTCCTTCCGAAATTTTCCCTGGGATCAATTCTTCTCTGCCACTTTTTCAGCTGGCTGTGGATGCCGCACCAAGTAACAACCCCGATCTACTTGATAACAATTACAGTGCAGAAGCCAGTGTCATAGAAGAGATGCTGGGGGAAGACCTGACGGATTTAGAAGACGACGAGGACGAGGACGACGAGGATGACGACGACGATTTAGAAGACCTCCAAGACGAAGACGACTGGGATGATACGCCAACTCTAGAAAGTCCGATTCCAGCAGGAACCTTTAAGCGACAAAACCGTGCTAGCGTTCAAGTCTTACCGCTATCTAACGCGGTGCTTCCTAAAACCTGCTACTTAGTTGTAGACCGAGCAGCAGAATTAATCGCCAGACCCCTGCGAGAGTTCAGCGATCTTGGACAAATTCCTGCCCAAGAAGTTCAACAGAGAACACTACCAGTTTTCGATAACCATCGGGTAGCTCGTAGGTTCTCGAACCGCACCCAACGAGTGATTAAAGTTCCAGATGGCAGGATGCTTCAGAAAACTTGTTCGCAACTGCAAGCTAAAGGAATTACTCGCTTGCTGATTGATGGTCAAGTTTATTCGTTATAA